A genomic stretch from Bos javanicus breed banteng chromosome 29, ARS-OSU_banteng_1.0, whole genome shotgun sequence includes:
- the POLR2G gene encoding DNA-directed RNA polymerase II subunit RPB7: MFYHISLEHEILLHPRYFGPNLLNTVKQKLFTEVEGTCTGKYGFVIAVTTIDNIGAGVIQPGRGFVLYPVKYKAIVFRPFKGEVVDAVVTQVNKVGLFTEIGPMSCFISRHSIPSEMEFDPNSNPPCYKTMDEDIVIQQDDEIRLKIVGTRVDKNDIFAIGSLMDDYLGLVS; the protein is encoded by the exons ATGTTTTACCAC ATCTCCCTGGAGCACGAGATTCTTCTGCACCCGCGATACTTCGGCCCTAACCTGCTCAACACGGTGAAACAAAAGCTCTTCACCGAGGTGGAGGGGACCTGCACCGGCAA GTATGGCTTTGTAATTGCCGTCACTACCATCGACAATATCGGTGCTGGTGTGATCCAGCCAGGCCGAGGCTTTGTCCTTTATCCGGTTAAGTACAAGGCCATTGTTTTCCGGCCCTTTAAAGGGGAGGTCGTGGATGCGGTGGTCACTCAGGTCAACAAG GTTGGACTCTTCACAGAAATCGGGCCCATGTCCTGCTTCATCTCTCGACAT TCCATCCCATCAGAGATGGAATTTGATCCTAACTCCAACCCACCGTGTTACAAAACGATGGATGAG GACATTGTGATTCAGCAGGATGATGAGATCCGCTTGAAGATTGTGGGGACCCGTGTGGACAAGAATGACATT TTTGCTATCGGCTCCCTGATGGATGATTACCTGG GGCTTGTGAGCTGA